The following coding sequences lie in one Glycine max cultivar Williams 82 chromosome 19, Glycine_max_v4.0, whole genome shotgun sequence genomic window:
- the LOC100819643 gene encoding F-box/LRR-repeat protein 4, protein MVNSLYDELLQEILQKLPSSSSSSVSLVCKRWLRLHPPVSLSSLLSLSASCPRLNSLLITLPRPLFLNWVTSFPCLKELSITFSSDEEERVNSDDDEESDDFDSDSGFELGLESLCLVGIRGDDWGVGWLWRRCKNLRKLRLQSCQGIGGSYSSFVKCLQGLEEIELRTCRSVVYAVLLELVEHCGSLSSLLVHDGGSREGLLQFFTGCRCNVRKIDLRLPLDLNNDHLLAVAKNFDGLTSIRLQSCCLVSGEGLKALAVAMKGLEELALVNCDVVEREPGLLATLGQHLRKLRKLDLSHNEMLCDKELVSMTVSCVHLIDLRVRGCKRLTSVAMASMLRSCKQLRNVDVVNCFGIDSEAVELFLKNCSRLRRMEVEGSKLSDAAKMWASSKFIEVVV, encoded by the exons ATGGTGAACAGTTTATACGACGAACTACTGCAAGAAATCTTGCAGAAACTCCCctcatcctcctcctcctctgtCTCCCTCGTCTGCAAGCGCTGGCTCCGCCTCCACC CACCCGTTTCTCTCTCCtccctcctctctctctccgcCTCCTGCCCCCGCCTCAATTCCCTCCTCATCACCCTCCCCAGGCCCCTTTTTCTCAACTGGGTCACGTCCTTCCCCTGCCTCAAGGAATTGTCAATTACTTTCTCTTCCGACGAAGAAGAACGGGTCAATAGCGACGATGACgaagaaagtgatgattttGATTCTGATTCTGGTTTTGAATTGGGGTTGGAGAGTCTTTGTTTGGTGGGGATTCGCGGCGACGATTGGGGGGTGGGTTGGTTGTGGAGAAGATGTAAAAATCTTAGGAAGCTAAGGCTTCAGAGTTGCCAGGGGATTGGAGGGTCTTATTCGTCTTTTGTCAAGTGCTTGCAGGGTCTTGAGGAAATTGAGCTAAGAACTTGCAGGAGTGTGGTTTATGCTGTTCTATTAGAGCTTGTGGAGCATTGTGGCTCCTTGAGTTCCCTCTTGGTTCATGATGGTGGCAGCAGAGAGGGGCTGCTGCAGTTCTTTACTGGGTGCAGGTGTAATGTTCGCAAAATCGATCTTCGTTTGCCTCTGGACCTCAACAACGACCATCTCTTGGCGGTGGCAAAGAATTTCGATGGGCTCACGAGCATAAGGCTTCAGAGCTGCTGCCTCGTTAGTGGGGAGGGCCTGAAGGCCCTCGCGGTGGCGATGAAAGGGCTGGAAGAATTGGCGCTTGTTAATTGTGACGTGGTTGAGAGGGAACCTGGATTGCTTGCCACATTGGGGCAGCATTTGAGGAAATTGAGGAAACTCGACTTGTCGCACAACGAAATGTTGTGTGACAAGGAGCTCGTTTCGATGACGGTTTCGTGCGTTCATTTGATTGACTTGAGGGTGAGAGGGTGCAAGAGGCTCACCAGTGTTGCCATGGCTTCCATGCTCAGGAGCTGCAAGCAGCTTCGGAATGTGGATGTTGTGAACTGTTTTGGGATTGACTCTGAAGCTGTTGAGTTGTTTCTTAAGAATTGTTCTCGTTTGAGGAGAATGGAGGTTGAGGGGAGCAAGCTCTCCGATGCTGCGAAGATGTGGGCCTCGAGTAAGTTTATTGAAGTTGTTGTGTAA